AACCTCGACCTATGGCGAGGTGGCCCGCGCCATGGGCGAACCCGGCGCCGCGCGCGCCGTGGGCAAGGCGCTTGGCGAGAACCCCTGGCCGATCGTCGTGCCATGCCATCGGGTGCTGGGGTCGTCGGGGAGCATGGGCGGCTTTTCGGCCTCGGGCGGCTCGACGACCAAGGCTCGGCTGCTGACGATCGAGAAGGCGAAGACCGGCGCCGCGCCGACCTTGTTCGACCTGGAGTTTTCGGTGGCCCCTCCGAGGGGTGGCTGAGCGCCCGGCATAACCGCTTAACGCGCGCTAACGCTTCGCCGAACAGGGGCGAAACGAATCGGGACCGAATCAGCGACGTTCGCCAATTCAGTGTTTGTTCCCTACTAGCTATTGTAGCTTAAACTGCATTAACCACAAATCGGTTTCCGCGCCTCGCGGCTATTTGGCCGCCGTCTGGTCGGGCGGGCAGTCGGCCGACAGGCGCTTGGCGGTCATGGTTCCGGCGAGCGGCAGGCCGTTGATCGTCTTCATATGGATGTTCAGCTTGAAGCTCTCGGGCGTGTAGCTGCCCTCCGCGTTGACCGGGGCGACGCGGTCCTTCTTGTCGGTCCACGAGCCCTTCAGCCGGATCTTGCCGTTCTGGACGATATTGGTTGTGTAGTCGCAGCGGTACTTCCGGGTGCAGATGCCGCGCGAGAACTGCTCGACATCGGCGGGCTTCAGGCAGCGGGTCTCTGTGCCGGCCGGGATCGGGCCGATCTTGTAGTCGTATTCCCAGTGACCGGGGAGAATCGTCGTCTTCGCCGCAACTGGCGTCGCGACGCGACTCGCCGCGCTCACCAGCGGCTGGGCCAGGCTGAATCCGGCCACGGCGACGCCGGCGGCGAGAGCCAGGGCAGAGGCGGCGAGGGTGGTGGAACGCATGGGCGGGTCTCCTTCAGGCGACTTCTATATAAGGCGCCAGATGAACCGTGCTTGAAGGCGGCGCGAACGGGTCAGGTTCCTTCGCAGCCGCAAAAGCCGACGGACCGGACAAGCCGAGACCAGCCTTGACTCAAGGGCGGGCCTTCGCCTATATCGCCCGCTCTCGCGCGGCGGACCCCAATCCGACTGCGTGCCCGAATTCATATCTTAGCGGGCCAAGCTCTTCTCAAGAGGGCGGGGCTTCGCCCAAGCCAAGGTAACCACCATGTCGCGCCGTTGCGAACTTACCGGTATCGGTCCGATGGTCGGCCACAATGTGAGCCACTCGAACATCAAGACCAAGCGCCGCTTTCTGCCGGCCCTGTCGCCCGCCACGCTCCAGTCGGAGTCGCTGGGCCAGAGCTTCAAGCTGCGCATCAGCAACGCGGCCCTGCGCACGCTCGACTTCAAGGGCGGCCTGGACACCTTCCTGCTGGGCGCCAAGGACGAGCAGCTGTCGCCGCGCGCCCTGAAGATCAAGGCCCAGGTGAAGGCCAAGGCCAAGGCCGCCGCTCAGGCCGCCTAAGGCTTCAAGCCTTTTAAGGCTGACAAGTTCAAGACCCGCCAGGAGCGATCCTGGCGGGTTTTTCGTCGTGAGCGGCGTGAAGCGCGGCGGACGCAGGACGTAGAGCCGGTGCTTGCGGGATGAGCGCCCGATTAGGGACGTTGAAGCGCCCCCGCCCTCAGAAATCCATCGTCAGGAACAGCGCCGCCGCGCGGGGCGCGTTGACGTCGTAGGTTCCGCTGCTGACCACGCGCCAGTCGAAGGCGTTCGTCAGGTTGGTCACCTGCAGGCGCAGCAGGGCGGGCGTCTTCCCCATGTCGAAGCGATAGCGCAGGCCCGCGTCCCAGATCGTGGCGGCTGGGGTCGAGACGCGGTTCAGCTGGTCGGCGGTGCGGCGACCGTGGTGGTTGGCGGCGAAGGTCAGGGCCAGGCCCTCGACCGGCAGGGCCCATGTGCCGCTGAGGGTCAGGGTCCGGGCTGTCTGACCCACCGGCTTGGGGCCAAGTCGGCCTTGCGCGACGGGCGCGCCAGTGACCCGGGGCCGCATCAGGACCGCACCGGCCACGAGGTTCAGGCCCTCGATCGGCGAACCGGTCATGCTGACCTCCAGGCCCCGGTGACGGACCATGCCCATCTCGCGGAACACATTGGCCTCGTCGGGCGCGAAATACGGTTTGCGGACGTCGAAGGCGCCGGCGACCAGTCGCAGGTCGCCCGGCAGCACCCAGCGCACGCCCGCGTCCCACTGGTCGGTCATGATGGCCGGCAGAGCCTGGGTGCGGTTGGCGGCGCTGTCGGGGGCGACGCCGCTTTCCTCCAGTCCGCGCGTGACGCTGCCATAGAGGGCCAGCTGGCGCGTCAGGGTCCAGGAGGCGGCAGCGTTGTAGAGCCAGGCGCTGTCGCGAGTGAGGGTGGCCGCAGCGCCGGGGCGGCGCACGGTCTTGCGATAATCGGTGCGCTGCAGGCCCAGCATCAGCGAGCCGCGACCACGCCAGCGCAGGTCGTAGGCCGCGCCGCCCGTCCACTGCTTGACCTCTTCTGCGGTGCGCGGGCCAAGCACAAAGGTCGGCGGCGGCGTGTCGACGCGATCCTCCAGCCGCACCTGACCGTAGGTCTGGGCGCCGCCCCCGCTGTACAGGCTGTCGCGAACCCGGCCTCGCACCGAGACGTGCAGGCCGTGGGAAAAGTCGCCCTGCACAAAGGTTCGGCTGAGACGGGCCTCACCGCTGGTGGCGTTGCTGGTCTGTTGGGGATCGCGGCTGATCCGACGTGTCGCCCACCCGTCGGCGGTGATTCCGGTCAGGACGTGGGCGTAGTTGTCTCGGGTGTCGTTTTCCGAGCGGAAAAGGCCCAGCGAAAGGCCGAGCTCGGCGGGTAGCGGCGCCTGGACGACGATGCCGCTGTTGGTGGCGAGGCTGCGGATATCGGCCCAGCCGGGTCCGACATAGCGTCGACGCGCAACCTCGGGCGGCAGCACGCCCAGGCTGGCCACATAGATCGGCGCGGACTCGCGGTTCCAGGTGTCGACGCGACTCCAGAAGGGCATGATCTGGACGCCGGGAGCCGGCCGCCAGCGCGCCCCAAGGGCATAGGAGGCGTAGATAGCGTCGGCGCCGCTGCCATACTCGTCGTCGAAGCTGGCGACGCCGCCGAACAGGCTGAGGGTCTTGGAGACGGGAAGCTGACCGTCGAGCTCCAGGCGACCGCCGTCCAGGGGGCCGTAACCCGCGAGCACGCTCAGCACCGGCTGATCTCCGGACGGCCGAATGCGGTAGTCCACGACCCCGGTCGGGGCAGGGAACAGGTAGTTCTGGGCCGCTAGGCCCACCCGCACCACGTTGCTGGCCACGAGGCGGTCGGTGAAACCGGCGGGGCGATCCACGTAAAGCCCCTCAAGCCGGATATTGCCGGCGGCGATCGGCGAGAAGCCCCGCACCTCACTGGCGCTGTAGAGACCCACGCGTTCGTTGCCGATGCTGGCGCCGAACGCGTCTTCCGCCCCGGCCACGGCGTTATCGCCGACGCGCTGGGCCAGGGCTGCGCCCGGAACGGCGAAGACGGAGGCCAGCATAAACGCCGTCAGGCGGCGGGAGGGGAAACGCATGTCAAGCGCACTCG
The DNA window shown above is from Caulobacter sp. FWC26 and carries:
- the rpmB gene encoding 50S ribosomal protein L28 encodes the protein MSRRCELTGIGPMVGHNVSHSNIKTKRRFLPALSPATLQSESLGQSFKLRISNAALRTLDFKGGLDTFLLGAKDEQLSPRALKIKAQVKAKAKAAAQAA
- a CDS encoding DUF3617 family protein → MRSTTLAASALALAAGVAVAGFSLAQPLVSAASRVATPVAAKTTILPGHWEYDYKIGPIPAGTETRCLKPADVEQFSRGICTRKYRCDYTTNIVQNGKIRLKGSWTDKKDRVAPVNAEGSYTPESFKLNIHMKTINGLPLAGTMTAKRLSADCPPDQTAAK
- a CDS encoding TonB-dependent receptor domain-containing protein, producing the protein MRFPSRRLTAFMLASVFAVPGAALAQRVGDNAVAGAEDAFGASIGNERVGLYSASEVRGFSPIAAGNIRLEGLYVDRPAGFTDRLVASNVVRVGLAAQNYLFPAPTGVVDYRIRPSGDQPVLSVLAGYGPLDGGRLELDGQLPVSKTLSLFGGVASFDDEYGSGADAIYASYALGARWRPAPGVQIMPFWSRVDTWNRESAPIYVASLGVLPPEVARRRYVGPGWADIRSLATNSGIVVQAPLPAELGLSLGLFRSENDTRDNYAHVLTGITADGWATRRISRDPQQTSNATSGEARLSRTFVQGDFSHGLHVSVRGRVRDSLYSGGGAQTYGQVRLEDRVDTPPPTFVLGPRTAEEVKQWTGGAAYDLRWRGRGSLMLGLQRTDYRKTVRRPGAAATLTRDSAWLYNAAASWTLTRQLALYGSVTRGLEESGVAPDSAANRTQALPAIMTDQWDAGVRWVLPGDLRLVAGAFDVRKPYFAPDEANVFREMGMVRHRGLEVSMTGSPIEGLNLVAGAVLMRPRVTGAPVAQGRLGPKPVGQTARTLTLSGTWALPVEGLALTFAANHHGRRTADQLNRVSTPAATIWDAGLRYRFDMGKTPALLRLQVTNLTNAFDWRVVSSGTYDVNAPRAAALFLTMDF